A single region of the Streptomyces virginiae genome encodes:
- the lgt gene encoding prolipoprotein diacylglyceryl transferase: MDFAYLPSPSTGVLHLGPVPLRAYAFCIILGVFVAVRLGNRRWVGRGGEHGVIADVTLWAVPFGLVGGRLYHVITSPDAYFGEGGEPVRALYVWQGGLGIWGAIALGGLGAWIGCRRHRIPFPAYADAVAPGIALAQAIGRWGNWFNQELYGRPTTLPWGLEIDRAHRPSDTLDLATYHPTFLYESLWDIGVAALVLRAAGRFALGNGRTFALYAAAYTVGRFWTEYLRIDESHSFLGLRLNGLTSVVVFLGAVAYLVVSARRRPGGGEDGTRPQGDDRDKSAEGDGGVVEPRSDVAVTAGARGDDAR; encoded by the coding sequence ATGGACTTCGCCTACCTTCCCAGTCCCTCGACCGGGGTGCTCCACCTCGGCCCGGTCCCGCTCAGGGCGTATGCCTTCTGCATCATCCTGGGCGTGTTCGTCGCCGTCCGGCTCGGCAACCGGCGCTGGGTCGGGCGCGGCGGGGAGCACGGAGTCATTGCGGACGTCACCCTCTGGGCGGTGCCCTTCGGCCTCGTCGGCGGACGGCTCTACCACGTGATCACCAGCCCCGACGCGTACTTCGGCGAAGGAGGCGAGCCCGTCCGAGCCCTGTACGTGTGGCAGGGCGGGCTCGGCATCTGGGGAGCCATCGCTTTGGGCGGGCTCGGTGCCTGGATCGGCTGCCGCCGTCACCGGATTCCGTTCCCCGCCTACGCGGACGCGGTAGCCCCCGGCATAGCCCTGGCCCAGGCGATCGGCCGTTGGGGCAACTGGTTCAACCAGGAACTCTACGGCCGCCCCACCACACTCCCGTGGGGCCTGGAGATCGACCGCGCGCACCGTCCGTCCGACACGCTCGACCTCGCGACGTACCATCCCACCTTCCTCTACGAGTCGCTGTGGGACATCGGTGTCGCGGCATTGGTCCTCCGGGCGGCCGGCCGGTTCGCGCTCGGTAACGGCAGGACCTTCGCGTTGTACGCCGCCGCCTACACTGTCGGCCGCTTCTGGACCGAGTATCTCCGCATCGACGAGTCCCACTCCTTCCTCGGCCTGCGCCTGAACGGCTTGACCTCCGTCGTGGTCTTCCTCGGCGCCGTCGCCTACCTCGTCGTGTCGGCCCGCCGCCGCCCTGGTGGCGGCGAGGACGGGACGCGGCCGCAGGGCGACGACCGCGACAAAAGCGCCGAGGGCGACGGGGGCGTGGTCGAGCCGCGCTCGGACGTCGCCGTCACGGCAGGAGCACGGGGCGACGACGCACGATGA
- a CDS encoding VOC family protein has translation MTAQPIRRHEPERVPRNAKGIADALTPEAAKEFYAELLAARPEEAKGVLLRWWGRAMLESDPGRQRRVASALTGTMPTIAVQDMLERRRAAGLPVE, from the coding sequence ATGACCGCACAGCCGATTCGCCGGCACGAGCCGGAGCGAGTGCCGCGCAACGCGAAGGGCATCGCCGACGCGCTGACGCCGGAGGCCGCGAAGGAGTTCTACGCCGAGCTCCTGGCCGCCCGGCCGGAGGAGGCCAAGGGCGTCCTGTTGCGCTGGTGGGGTCGGGCGATGCTCGAATCCGATCCGGGCCGGCAGCGCCGGGTCGCGTCCGCGCTCACGGGCACGATGCCGACGATCGCCGTGCAGGACATGCTCGAGCGGCGGCGGGCCGCGGGACTGCCCGTTGAGTGA